One window from the genome of Musa acuminata AAA Group cultivar baxijiao chromosome BXJ1-4, Cavendish_Baxijiao_AAA, whole genome shotgun sequence encodes:
- the LOC135645856 gene encoding subtilisin-like protease SBT5.3: MEIARRNTAPLLLAFFLFPLLLPRSVFAAKQAYVVYLGEHSHSSELSPLEASKRATESHYELLGSVLEDKEKVRDAIFYSYTHHINGFAAYLEVEEAMKVSEYPGVLSVIPNRGYTLHTTHSWEFLGLERDGRVPKQSLWRKARFGEDTIIANLDTGVWPEAQSFKDDDLGPIPSKWKGICQNDFDESFSCNRKLIGARYFNKAYEVMVGPLNATFRSPRDYDGHGTHTLSTAAGGAVPGANIFGYGNGTAKGGSPRARVAAYKVCWPPVNGSECFDADIVAAFDAAIEDGVDVISVSLGGDPVDYFRDGLAIGSFHAVRKGITVACSAGNSGPQLATVSNLSPWMLTVGASTMNRQFPSSLIFDNNKRIQGESLSPKGLPGNNAYPVISSREAKYANASEHKARLCYLGSLDPVKATGKIVVCLRGVTARVEKGEAVLQAGGVGMVLANDAFNGNEILADAHVLPATHITYSDGLTLFSYLESNESPLGYITSPKTELGTKPAPFMAAFSSLGPNTITPEILKPDITAPGVSVIAAYSAAVGPTNLDFDTRRVAFNSVSGTSMSCPHVSGVAGLLKTLHPDWSPAAIKSAIMTTARTRDNMEEPVLNSSFVKATSFAYGSGHVRPNRAMDPGLVYDLTTNDYLDFLCALGYNSTQLAMFSKEEAYSCPPTPLRIEDLNYPSITVPELSVSATVTRVVKNVGSPGTYVARVIEPSGVAVAVNPERLAFEKVGEEKKFEVTMKAKDRISWNSDYVFGALIWSDGKHHVRTPLVVKFSSWKP, encoded by the exons atggagatcgCGAGGAGAAACACAGCGCCGCTTCTCCTtgctttcttcctcttccctctccTGCTTCCAAGATCCGTTTTTGCTGCTAAGCAG GCCTATGTAGTGTACCTCGGGGAGCACTCGCACAGCTCCGAATTGTCCCCTCTGGAGGCTTCCAAGAGAGCCACGGAGTCTCACTACGAGCTGTTAGGTTCGGTGCTGGAGGA CAAGGAGAAGGTCCGAGATGCAATCTTCTACTCGTACACCCACCACATCAATGGCTTTGCGGCCTACCTCGAGGTGGAAGAGGCCATGAAGGTATCAG AGTACCCTGGAGTTCTTTCGGTGATTCCTAACAGAGGCTACACACTTCATACTACTCATTCCTGGGAATTCCTCGGCCTCGAGAGGGATGGCAGGGTTCCAAAGCAATCACTGTGGAGAAAGGCTCGATTCGGAGAAGACACCATCATTGCAAATCTTGATACTG GGGTGTGGCCAGAAGCACAAAGCTTTAAAGATGATGACTTGGGACCAATTCCATCAAAGTGGAAAGGAATCTGTCAGAATGACTTTGATGAAAGTTTTTCATGCAACAG GAAGCTGATCGGCGCGAGGTACTTCAACAAGGCTTACGAAGTCATGGTTGGCCCGCTCAACGCCACCTTCCGCTCCCCGCGCGACTACGATGGGCAcggcacacacaccctctccaccgccgccggcgGGGCCGTGCCCGGCGCCAACATCTTCGGCTACGGCAACGGCACGGCCAAGGGCGGCTCCCCCCGCGCCCGCGTCGCAGCTTACAAGGTCTGCTGGCCGCCCGTCAACGGCAGCGAGTGCTTCGACGCCGACATCGTCGCCGCCTTCGACGCAGCCATCGAGGACGGCGTCGACGTCATCTCTGTCTCGCTCGGTGGAGACCCGGTTGACTACTTCCGTGATGGGTTGGCCATCGGGTCCTTCCATGCCGTCAGGAAGGGGATCACGGTGGCCTGCTCCGCTGGCAACTCCGGCCCGCAGCTTGCTACCGTCTCCAACTTGTCACCTTGGATGCTTACTGTGGGAGCAAGCACCATGAACAGGCAGTTCCCCTCTTCTCTCATCTTCGACAACAACAAGAGAATTCAG GGGGAGAGTCTTTCTCCAAAGGGATTGCCAGGCAACAATGCCTACCCAGTGATCAGCTCCAGAGAAGCCAAATATGCCAATGCATCGGAGCACAAGGC TAGGTTGTGCTACTTGGGATCGCTAGACCCGGTGAAGGCGACAGGGAAGATCGTTGTGTGTCTCCGCGGCGTCACTGCAAGAGTGGAGAAGGGAGAAGCAGTTCTGCAGGCTGGTGGCGTCGGTATGGTTCTCGCAAATGATGCCTTCAATGGAAATGAAATCTTAGCGGACGCGCATGTCCTCCCTGCAACCCATATCACCTACTCCGATGGCCTCACCCTCTTCTCCTACCTCGAATCCAACGA GTCGCCACTGGGGTACATTACCAGCCCGAAGACAGAGCTTGGGACGAAGCCAGCACCGTTCATGGCAGCCTTCTCCTCTCTGGGGCCTAATACTATCACCCCGGAGATCCTCAAG CCTGACATCACTGCACCAGGGGTGAGTGTTATTGCCGCCTACTCCGCCGCCGTTGGGCCTACAAATCTAGACTTCGACACCCGCCGCGTCGCCTTCAACTCGGTCTCCGGCACCTCCATGTCATGCCCTCACGTCTCCGGCGTTGCGGGCCTTCTCAAAACTCTCCACCCTGACTGGAGTCCTGCTGCAATCAAATCAGCGATCATGACGACCG CGAGGACGCGGGACAACATGGAGGAGCCGGTGCTGAACTCGTCCTTCGTCAAGGCCACGTCCTTCGCCTACGGCTCCGGCCATGTCCGGCCGAACCGCGCCATGGATCCCGGCCTCGTCTACGACCTGACGACCAACGACTACCTCGACTTCCTGTGCGCGCTGGGCTACAACTCCACCCAGCTCGCCATGTTCAGCAAAGAAGAAGCCTACTCGTGCCCACCGACACCACTCCGCATCGAAGACCTGAACTATCCATCGATCACAGTCCCAGAGCTGTCGGTCTCCGCCACGGTGACGCGCGTGGTGAAGAACGTCGGGTCGCCGGGCACGTACGTGGCTCGGGTGATAGAGCCGAGTGGCGTTGCCGTCGCTGTGAACCCCGAGAGGCTGGCGTTTGAGAAGGTAGGCGAGGAAAAGAAGTTTGAGGTGACAATGAAGGCGAAGGACCGCATATCATGGAACAGTGACTACGTGTTTGGGGCACTGATATGGTCCGATGGCAAACACCATGTTAGAACTCCTCTGGTGGTGAAATTTAGCTCATGGAAGCCATGA